Genomic DNA from Flavobacterium sp. N502540:
ACTTTGGGGGTTTGTGGTACGAATTGTAAATAATGAGGGTAATACACTGGTGAAAGGTGATTATGAGATGGCACCATTTAGCAATATTTGGTTTTCAAGATCGGTTGATTTACGAGGTAGTTCAGGAGCAGGGGCAACCTATCAGTCTGTTATAAAGAATATTGATTGGAATTTTAAAATATCTAACTCAAGATATCTTAACGAATTAAAAGCGGTAAGTGCTAAGCAATTATCTATACATTTTTCGGTGGATAGATTTAATGGAGATCACACCTCAGACCAATTTACTTTAGGCAGAATAGCTGGCTCAATAGGACCTTCAAATAATAGAGAACCTAAACATTTTGTATTGGGAAGACAATTATTTCCAAATCCACTTCCTCAATATTTACCGCAGGGACAAAGACAAAAATATAATTATGCTACCGCATTAGTCGATGAGAAATTAAAACAAGTTGTACTTGATTTTGGTAATGCGCTACAATTTAATGCAGAAGGGGTCAATACAAGTGAAAATTTACACCTTGTTATCAATACCAATACAGGGATATCAGTCATTGGACAAATAAATTATTCAGGTTTGGATTGGTATATGAATACATCAGGAATTTTTACTTTTCCACTTTCAGACGAACAGCTGGATCTTTGTAACCAATACCCATTGGCAATTGTTACAAATATGACAGACAGTATCAATGATGTTTTTAGTTTAAAAAAATCTAAGACGGGGATATTAATTTATACAGAGTCTATTGATTATGTAGGTGCTGATCAATTTGTATTTCGATTAGATCCTGAAGATAAGTGTAAAATTAATTTTTACGCAACTCATCTTGGAAAAGCACTTCCAAATGCAATCATTCAGGCACAAGATAATACACAAAATTTACTGGGTTCGCCACCACCGCCAGTGGTACCTGCAGTTGGTACTCCTCCAATACCTTATTTCTCAGGAAATAAACCCGCTGAAGTTACAACAGATGCAAATGGTAAAGCTGTACTTAGGTTTACAGCTCCCGATCCCGGAAATCCGAGAGTATACATTGATGGACAAATTTATGCTATCAGCTATAATCTGAGCACACAAAGTTTTGACGATTGTAATCAGTCTAATTTTATTAGTCTTTTGATTTTTTCAGGTGCTCCAACCCCAAAAATAATTCCTGACTGGGACAACTTTATTCAGCCCATCATGCAGCAATATGCCAATTTGTATCCGTTGATGTCAAAAGGAATTTTTAATCTGGCAGATAAAACGGTGGTTGATAAAAATGCGCAAATATTGCATTTAGTTTTTAGTAAAGATCTTGATGATCCTAATTATATGCCTGCAACAAGAGATCTTTCTAAATATAAAAAGACGGTTATTTTGAACTATTTACAAGATGTCATCGATAAAACTGCAACAGCAAATAAAGCATAGTATTCATAAAATAAAAATCTGATTATGATATTCTTAAAAACGATAAAAATTGAGACTCTCTCCGATCTAAAAAATGCGCTGCAAACTGCCATTGAGTTAGAACATTCCACAATTCCGCCCTACTTAACAGCAAATTTTACGCTATTTGAGACCGGTAATGATCAAATATCAAACCTGATAGGTTCTGTAGTTCGTGAAGAAATGCTACATTTATCTATAGCCTGCAATATATTGAATGCTGTAGGAGGAAGTCCGGTTATTAATAAACCTGGTTTTATACCACTATACCCGGGGCCTTTACCAGGCTCTGTAGTTGATGGATTACAGGTGCCGCTCAAAAAGTTTTCTTTAGATCTTGTGAAAGATGTTTTTATGTCAATTGAAGAGCCAGAAGATCCAATTGATATCCATAATCGTTTGATGGTCTCTAATGTAATTACCATAGGAGTGTTTTATACCAGAATAAAAGAAATAATAGTAGAACTTGAAGCTGCTGCAAAAGCGGAAGGAAAAACAATATTTGTTGGAAATCCAAACTATCAAATGACCTTTGAAAAATTTTATGATGCATCTTTATTATTCCCTATTGTCGATGAGGCAACTGCTTTAAGAGGTATAGATATCATTATTGATCAGGGTGAAGGAACAACAACAGATCCATTTGTAAGTTCTGCAGACGATGGAAATGTTCCTGAACTGGCGCACTACTACCGTTTTGAAGAAATTTATAAGGGTAAAACAATACAGGCAGACCCTGAGGGAGGGTATATGTTTGGGGATCCATTAATTCCGTTTAATCCTGAATTAGTACCAAATATGTGGCCAAATCCTAAAATGAATGATTATCCAAAGGATTCTCAGGCTTATATTAATAGTAAGTTCTTTAATTACAACTACACTTCTTTGCTTAATAGTTTGCATGAAACTTTTAATGGAGAACCAGAGAAGATTAGTACCGCAATGGGGGTAATGTATTCTTTGCGATTATATGCTCTTAAGTTGCTGGCGATTCCCGATCCTAATCACCCTGGTTTTGTAGCGGGGCCTAGTTTTGAATATGTTGTTGGGGAATAATGTGTTGATTTAAAAGTAAAAAAGAAATGAAATTTAAGTCAAAAACAGTAGTGATAAAAGTATCAGTCAGTGATATTCTTAAATCTAAAAAATTCTATGAGGAAATCCTTGATTTTAAAACAGATGGTAGATATACGCTCAACTCTGATGGGAATTTTGGCACAGAATCCTTTATACAACTGTATTTAGAGCATAAGAACAAAGATGGTTTTATGCTGGGATTATACAAAGATATTGACACTCCTTTTTACCCACTACCGGAAACAGGAACAGTTCCGAGCTTTATTGTAAAGGATATTCAGGCAACGCTTGATTATTTTAGAGTCAATGGAGTGGTGATCGATGAAATAGACGGTGTTGTAATCAATTCTAATACTTCAGATGACGGGTATGAAGATCGTTTTTTCTTTTTTAGAGATCCGGATAATAATTCACTGGTTGTCAGGGAAAACATTTTAAAGTAACTGAGCCTAAAAAGATTTATAAAATGAAAACGGATAGGACAGCAACAGCAATAAGAATTAATTCAGCAGAAATAATACGAACTCTAATTCGACAGAAACTTTCAGAAGCTGAATCAGATTGGATGGAAAGCCATATCTGGTTTGAGAACAACACACAGTTTTTTCAGACTTTTGGTTTAGTTACCAGGAAAATTTCGCCAATAATTCCAAAATGGACCTTGCAGGAAACTATTTTGCTGGAAGAATTGTATCCCGGCTTTACAACAGCTAATTGGGATCTGCAGCAGCTTTGCCGTAGTTTGTTAATGATGCACCTTCCAGAGCATCAAAATATTGAAACAATAAAGAACCTGGCAGAAATGGCAGACATAAAAGAGTTAGTCAGTTTGTATAAGGGACTTTTTTTCTTAAAAAATGCAAAGGAATTTATTTTGACAATTCAGGAAGGAATCAGAACCAATATGGTTGCAGTGTTTGATGCTATAGCCTTAGGGAATCCTTTTGCAGCAAAATACCTGCCGGTTGATGCATGGAATCAGTTGGTGCTGAAAGCCCTTTTTATGGGGCGTCCATTGTATCAAATTATTGACTTAGAACTACGTAAAAATGAAAAGCTGGCCTTAATTATACACGATTATATTCACGAACGCTGGTCGGCAGGACGATTAGTATCACCGGAAATTTGGAGATTGACAGCCGGTTTTGTAAACCGGGAAATAGCAGACGATCTGACAAAAGCAATAGGAACCGGAGAGTTATTGACCCAAGTGGCTGCGGTAAAAGTGCTGAAAGAGAGTACTTTTTTTAAAGAAAATGAAATTTCTGAAGAGGTATTATCTCAAAGCACGGCAACATGGGATGAAATAGGAACCCAATATTATTCACTATTAAAAATTTAGTACATGTATTACATTGACCCACATATTCACATGGTATCCAGAACAACAGATGATTACCAGGCAATGCGTGCTGCAGGTATTGTAGCTGTTATTGAACCGGCATTTTGGCTTGGCCAGGCACGAACAGAAGCTTCTTCTTTTAAGGATTATTTCAGCACCTTGGTGGGGTGGGAAAGATTCAGAGCTTCACAATTCGGAATTAAGCATTATTGTACTATAGGGCTAAACTCTAAAGAAGCCAACAATGAAGCTCTGGCAGAAAAAGTGATGGATTTATTACCGTTGTTTGCAGCAAAAGAAGGAGTAGTGGCAATTGGAGAAATTGGTTATGACGATCAGACTCCGGCCGAAGATAAATATTTCAGACTACAGATCGATTTGGCTTTGAAATTTAATTTGCCGATAATGGTTCATACCCCGCATCGGGATAAAAAAAATGGAACCATCAGAAGTATGGATGTGCTGGAAGAACATGGAGTGGCTCCTCATATGGTGGTAATCGACCACAATAACGAAGAAACAGCCAAACAGGTTTTAGATCGCGGATATTGGGCTGCTTTTACCATTTATCCCAATACCAAAATGGGGAATGAACGGATGGTAGAGGTTGTAAAGCAGTACGGATCTGAACGTATTATTGTAGACAGTTCTGCCGATTGGGGAGTAAGTGATCCTTTATCTGTTCCTAAAACGGCAGCTTTAATGCTTGAAAGAGGAATTGCTAAAGAGGATGTTCATCTAACCTGCTATAAAAATGCCTTAACGGCTTATTCTCAAAGCGGGCAAATGAATGAAGAAGACTGGAAAAATGAAATCACCATCACTCAGGATTCTTTATTTGAAGGAAGCAGTGTGCTCAGAGGACAGGAATCTAAAGAAATTGTATATCCAAAAATCATTATAGAAAACTAGATGTCAGGTAAGTTATTCTATTTAGTAACCTTAGTGCGTCCCGCAAATATTGTTACGGCAGTGACTGATATTCTTGCGGGGATTGCTGTTTCCGGGCTTTTAGTTTTGAATGGCAACAATGAGAATGGGATACAGAATGTGTTGCTGCTCGTGCTTTCTACAATTGGCTTGTATGGAGGGGGTATTGTATTTAATGATATTTTCGATTTGGAAGCAGATACCATAAATCGGCCGGAAAGAGTACTCCCACGTGGGCTGGTGAGCAAAGATGAAGCTATTTTACTGGGCAGTTTTATGTTACTGGCAGGAATCGGATTTGCTTTTACGGTATCAGTTCTCAGTGGTATGCTGGCAGCGGTAATTGGTGTATTGGCTCTTACTTATGATAAAATAAGTAAACATTATTCCATTGCAGGTCCATTAAACATGGGACTTTGTCGGGGAGGAAATTTGCTTTTAGGGATGAGCATCAATAATGACGCCGTTTTTACTTATTGGTACATTGGCATTATTCCTATTTTATTTATTGCAGCCATCACACTTACGGCTAAAAAAGAAGCTTCGGGAAATAATAAGTCCGCTATACTGACTGCTCTGCTACTCGATGCAATAGTAGTTGTTCTGTTTATTTTTATAGGATACAAGCTTGAATTTAGATTTTGGCAGCTCCTGCCTTTTCTTCTTTTTTGGTACGGAATTAATTTTTTTGCAAAATACAAAGCTTTCCTTTACAATCAGCCGGTTGCGATACAAAAGGCGGTAAAAACAGGGGTATTATCCCTAATTCCTCTTAATGCAAGTTATGTAGCAGGTTCGGCAGGACTGGTATACGCATTGTTTGTACTGGCCTTGTTGCCAATATCGATTTTATTATCTAAAAAGTTTGCCGTAACCTGATTTATACTTTATCAAAATGAAACAACAACAGATACTTCAGCAGAATTTTCAGGTCACATTTAATTATGACATTATTTTTAGCCGTTCTTTATTTGATACCGGCAATACCTCACTTATTGATGTGATCAAAAAAGAACCCGCTTTCCAACAGCCCAAAATTGCTATAGTAATAGATAGAGGAGTTGTTGAAACAACAAGTCAGTTCATCGCAAATGTGATTCACTATTTTAATCATTATCAGTTTGGAATTTCAGAACATAGTATCAATGTCGTTCAGGGAGGAGAAGCCGTTAAGAATAGTTTGGATGTTATTGAATCGGTTCTGCAATTAATCAATGACAATAAAATAGACAGGCATTCTTTTCTTATTGCAATAGGAGGGGGCGCTGTACTCGATGCCGTAGGTTATGCTGCGGCAATTGCACATCGCGGTGTACGCCTGATCCGGATACCAACGACCGTTTTATCTCAAAACGATTCGGGAGTTGGGGTAAAGAACAGTATGAATTATTTTGGTAAAAAGAACTTTCTGGGCACATTTGCCCCACCGTATGCAGTACTAAATGATTCTGATTTTTTAACAACGCTAAAGGAACGGGACTGGCGATCCGGTATTTCCGAAGCTATAAAAGTGGCGCTCATAAAAGATGCTTCTTTTTTTGACTGGATAGAGAATAATGCGCAGGCTCTCAATAACAGAGAAGTTTCGGTTATGGAAACGCTTATTATTCGTTGTGCTGCTTTGCATACCGATCATATTTCTAAAAATGGGGATCCCTTTGAGAAAGGTTCATCTCGTCCATTAGACTTTGGACATTGGGCAGCCCACAAAATGGAACAGCTTACTAATTATGAAATTACCCACGGAGAAGCCGTAGCAATTGGTATAGCCCTCGATGTTACTTACTCTTTTTTGATACATAGAATTGATACACTGAGTCTGGAACGAATTTTAAAATGTTTCCTAACATTGGGTTTTGCAATAACACACCCGGTTCTTGATGCTCATTTAGAGGAGGTAATTAGAGGATTAGAAGAGTTCAGAGAGCATCTTGGCGGCCGGCTTACGATCATGTTGATAAATGAAATAGGTATTGGTGAAGAGGTACATGCACTGGATAAAGAGATAATTATACAATCGGTTCAGTATCTCAATTCATTTTGTCAGCTAAATACAGAAGTATGTTAATTGGTTCCAATAGTCATTTAAGTTACTGTACCAATATTCATGCGGGCGAATCCTGGGAAGTTGTTTTTGAAAGTGTAAAAACGTATTGTATTCCACTTAAAAAGAAAGTCTCTCCACATAAGCCTTTTGGTATAGGTTTACGGCTTTCTTATCAGGCTGCTTCTGAATTGATAGCAGAAAATCATCTTTTGATTTTTAAAGACTGGTTACAGAAAAACGAAATGTATGTATTTACGATGAATGGATTTCCGTATGGAAATTTTCATAACGAGGTCATTAAGGATAAAGTTCATTTACCAGATTGGACAAACCCTGACAGATTAAATTACACAGAGTTGCTTTTTAACATTTTATCGCAACTTTTGCCACCTGATATCGAAGGAGGAATTTCGACTTCACCGCTTTCTTATAAACATTGGTATGCTACTGAAAACAGTTTAACAGAAGCAAAACGAACTGCCACAAGCCAGTTGATCACAGTAGTGGCTCAGTTGGTTAAAATACAGGAATCCAAAGGTAAAATGATGCATTTGGATATAGAACCGGAACCCGATGGCATAATTGAAAGCAGCGACGAATATATCGCTTTTTTCGAGGATTATTTACTTAAGGAAGGAGCTTCATTATTAGTCAAAAATCTTTTATGCAGTTTAACTCAGGCACAAGAATATATTCGTAATCACATACAGCTTTGTTATGATATCTGCCATTTTTCCATTGGATTTGAAGAAAGTGATGAGGTCATCAGAAAAATGCAAAAGCACGGTTTGAATATTGGCAAATTACAAATTAGTGCCGCGCTCAAATGTACAGTTTCAGAAAATACAACAGTTGAACAACTCCAAAAATGCCTGAAAACTTTTGATGAACCAACCTATCTGCACCAGGCAGTTATTAAAACAAAAGAAGGAGCATTACTCAAATTTAAGGATTTGAAAAATGGAATAGAAGCGATAAGCCGTGATGATTTTCGGGAGCTTCGTACTCATTTTCATGTACCCATATTTGTTGAAGATTATCAGCTCTTGCAATCTACTCAAAATGATATTACAACAATTTTGCGAAGTTGGCACAAAAATGAGTTTACCAGACATCTGGAAATCGAAACCTATACCTGGCAGGTATTGCCGATTCATTTACAAACCGATTTAGATCAATCCATCGAGAGAGAGCTGAAATGGGTACTTGATAAATTTTGAAATGATGATTGTAAAATGTGCAATGTGAAAATCATTTTAATCTATATAATTTCTGGTAAAAAAATGCCGGCTATATAAAACTATACTACCAAAATCATGCAGCAAACAGTCGTTATAAATGTAGTAGGACTTACGAGTTCCCTACTTCAAAATCCAGATCTTTTTTTGCATCAATGGCAAAAGAAAAAGGGGAATTTAAGTATTATTGAACCAGTACTTCCGGCGCTCACCTGTTCAGCTCAGGCAACTTACTTAACCGGAAAATGGCCTTCGGAACATGGGATTGTGGGAAATGGATGGTACGACAGGAATGATATGGAGGTAAAAATGTGGAAACAGTCAAATAAACTGGTACAATCACCAAAAATATGGGATTTAGCAAGGGAAATAGATCCGTCATTTACTTGTGCTAATTTGTTTTGGTGGTACAATATGTATTCTGATGCTGATTTTACAGTGACACCGCGTCCGCAATATTGGGCAGATGGACAGAAGAAGCCTGATTGTTATTCAAAACCCTCTGACTTACGGGATCGTCTCCAGGCTCAACTGGGAACATTTCCTCTTTTTGATTTTTGGGGACCAAAAACAACAATCCGTTCCAGCCAATGGATCGCCAATGCTGCAAAACTTGTTTACCAATGGCATAATCCGACACTAACTTTAATCTACTTACCACATTTAGATTACTGCTGTCAAAAGTTTCAACCCGGGTCACCCGAAATCAATGAAGATGTAAAAGCGATTGACAAAGTATGCAAAGACTTAATCGAATATTTTGAAAGTAAGGGGACGGAAGTTGTTGTTTTGTCTGAGTATGGTATTACTGAAGTTAACAATCCCATACATATTAATCGATTTTTACGCACACACGGATATTTGCAAATACGAGAAGAACGAGGATTAGAATTACTGGATACCGGGGAATGTAAGGCTTTTGCATTGGCAGACCATCAAATTGCGCATTTATATGTGAAAGAGAATGAAGATATTGTTGAGCTCAAAGAATTAATTCAGAAGATACCCGGAATTGCAAAAGTATTGGACAGCAAAGGAAAAAAAGAGCACCATCTGGATCACGAACGTTCAGGAGATCTTGTTCTGGTTGCAGATCATAACAGTTGGTTCACCTATTATTACTGGATGGAGGATAACAAGGCCCCCGATTTTGCCCGTACTGTGGAAATTCATAAAAAAATAGGTTATGATCCGGTGGAGTTGTTTTTAGATCCTAAGCAGAGATTTATTTTGCCCCACATCCTTTTTAAATTGATTAAAAAGAAACTGGGGTTTCGCACCCTTATGAATGTTATTCCATTGGACGCCAGTTTGGTTAAAGGATCTCATGGCTGTATTCCGGACAAAAAAGAAGACAAACCGATATTAATCGCAAAAAATAAATTGCCAAATAAAGTTGAGAGTAACTTTATTTGCCAGTATATATTAAATATTGTATTTAAATCTAAGCAGGATATGCTGACAAAAACTACAGACTTAGAAATGGAAGAATTATCTTAGTTTTTAGTTAGACACTACCAAAAAAACTTAAAACTGCTGCTAAAACAGTAATTAGGACAAAGTATTTAATTTCTTATTAGTAATATTATTTGTGGGTTCTGTTTCACCTATTAATAACTATTATTCTCAATGCTTGAAAATATATTAAATGAATGCCAAAGGTCACTGTTATCCCAAAGTTATTATTCTTCAGGCTGTTTATTTCAAATTGAGATTTAAATCGAGATTTAAATTGAGTTGCAGGGATGTTGAAGAAATAATGAAAATGCGCGGAATACAGGTTGATCATGCTACGATTCAGCGTTGGGTATTTAAATTTGCTCCAATCATGGAATTTCAAATGAAAAAGAGAGAGATTAGAGCGGGAATGAGCTAGAGAATGGATGAGACCGATATAAAAGTTAAAGGTATTTGGTATTATTTGTATAGGGCTGTAGATAAATCGGGTAACACAGTAGATTTTCTTCTGATTAAAAGAAGACAGAGAATGAGTGCCCAATCATTTCTAATTATGGCAATAAATAATAAGTACAACCCAATTTTGAGATACTATTGTATTGAATCAATAGTATTTTGTTAAATTTTTCTAAGTGATACATCAGGCGTTTCACACTGAGGAACTATAAAAATTATATTGTTATTTATGTTGTCTCCCGCATCTAAACTTACTTTTTTTTCATTTTTAAAATTATAGCGTCAAAAAAATGAATCGGTTTAAAACTGCTTTGTCCATTTTAGCAGTAAAATCAAAGAAACGTTATTTTTAATTAATTGAAAAACTACACAATTTTGATAAGTTGCTTATGTATGAAAACTACTTTAGTTAAAAATTCCGTTTTTTTCTGTTAGTATTATCGGTTTTCCGTCCGTTACAACAATTGTGTGCTCGTGTTGTGCCATAAAACCACCATTGTTCCCAACCATTGTCCAGCCGTCATTTAATTCTATAGCATATGTTGAATTAGTTGAAATAAAAGTCTCAATTGCTACTACGGCATTCTTCTTAAATCGTCTTTGATCAAAACGATTTCTATAATTCAAAATTTCATCAGGTTGTTCGTGTAAACTTCTTCCAATTCCGTGCCCGCTTAGATTTTTAATGATTTTAAAGCCTCTTCTTTTTGCTTCCGTTTCCATTATGTATCCAATATCCGAAATTTTAACACCGTCCTTTATATTATTAATTGCTTTTTCTAAGATTTCTCTTGAAGCATTAACAATTTTTTGATGTTGGTGAATGTCTTTTCCTAAAACGAATGAAGCTCCATTATCTGCCCAAAATCCGTCAAGTTCTGCTGAAACGTCAATGTT
This window encodes:
- a CDS encoding ferritin-like domain-containing protein; its protein translation is MIFLKTIKIETLSDLKNALQTAIELEHSTIPPYLTANFTLFETGNDQISNLIGSVVREEMLHLSIACNILNAVGGSPVINKPGFIPLYPGPLPGSVVDGLQVPLKKFSLDLVKDVFMSIEEPEDPIDIHNRLMVSNVITIGVFYTRIKEIIVELEAAAKAEGKTIFVGNPNYQMTFEKFYDASLLFPIVDEATALRGIDIIIDQGEGTTTDPFVSSADDGNVPELAHYYRFEEIYKGKTIQADPEGGYMFGDPLIPFNPELVPNMWPNPKMNDYPKDSQAYINSKFFNYNYTSLLNSLHETFNGEPEKISTAMGVMYSLRLYALKLLAIPDPNHPGFVAGPSFEYVVGE
- a CDS encoding VOC family protein — its product is MKFKSKTVVIKVSVSDILKSKKFYEEILDFKTDGRYTLNSDGNFGTESFIQLYLEHKNKDGFMLGLYKDIDTPFYPLPETGTVPSFIVKDIQATLDYFRVNGVVIDEIDGVVINSNTSDDGYEDRFFFFRDPDNNSLVVRENILK
- a CDS encoding EboA domain-containing protein; this translates as MKTDRTATAIRINSAEIIRTLIRQKLSEAESDWMESHIWFENNTQFFQTFGLVTRKISPIIPKWTLQETILLEELYPGFTTANWDLQQLCRSLLMMHLPEHQNIETIKNLAEMADIKELVSLYKGLFFLKNAKEFILTIQEGIRTNMVAVFDAIALGNPFAAKYLPVDAWNQLVLKALFMGRPLYQIIDLELRKNEKLALIIHDYIHERWSAGRLVSPEIWRLTAGFVNREIADDLTKAIGTGELLTQVAAVKVLKESTFFKENEISEEVLSQSTATWDEIGTQYYSLLKI
- a CDS encoding TatD family hydrolase: MYYIDPHIHMVSRTTDDYQAMRAAGIVAVIEPAFWLGQARTEASSFKDYFSTLVGWERFRASQFGIKHYCTIGLNSKEANNEALAEKVMDLLPLFAAKEGVVAIGEIGYDDQTPAEDKYFRLQIDLALKFNLPIMVHTPHRDKKNGTIRSMDVLEEHGVAPHMVVIDHNNEETAKQVLDRGYWAAFTIYPNTKMGNERMVEVVKQYGSERIIVDSSADWGVSDPLSVPKTAALMLERGIAKEDVHLTCYKNALTAYSQSGQMNEEDWKNEITITQDSLFEGSSVLRGQESKEIVYPKIIIEN
- the eboC gene encoding UbiA-like protein EboC (EboC, a homolog the polyprenyltransferase UbiA, belongs to system of proteins involved in the trafficking of precursor metabolites to an extracytoplasmic compartment so that the biosynthesis of certain natural products, such as scytonemin, can be completed.), with the translated sequence MSGKLFYLVTLVRPANIVTAVTDILAGIAVSGLLVLNGNNENGIQNVLLLVLSTIGLYGGGIVFNDIFDLEADTINRPERVLPRGLVSKDEAILLGSFMLLAGIGFAFTVSVLSGMLAAVIGVLALTYDKISKHYSIAGPLNMGLCRGGNLLLGMSINNDAVFTYWYIGIIPILFIAAITLTAKKEASGNNKSAILTALLLDAIVVVLFIFIGYKLEFRFWQLLPFLLFWYGINFFAKYKAFLYNQPVAIQKAVKTGVLSLIPLNASYVAGSAGLVYALFVLALLPISILLSKKFAVT
- a CDS encoding 3-dehydroquinate synthase, producing MKQQQILQQNFQVTFNYDIIFSRSLFDTGNTSLIDVIKKEPAFQQPKIAIVIDRGVVETTSQFIANVIHYFNHYQFGISEHSINVVQGGEAVKNSLDVIESVLQLINDNKIDRHSFLIAIGGGAVLDAVGYAAAIAHRGVRLIRIPTTVLSQNDSGVGVKNSMNYFGKKNFLGTFAPPYAVLNDSDFLTTLKERDWRSGISEAIKVALIKDASFFDWIENNAQALNNREVSVMETLIIRCAALHTDHISKNGDPFEKGSSRPLDFGHWAAHKMEQLTNYEITHGEAVAIGIALDVTYSFLIHRIDTLSLERILKCFLTLGFAITHPVLDAHLEEVIRGLEEFREHLGGRLTIMLINEIGIGEEVHALDKEIIIQSVQYLNSFCQLNTEVC
- the eboE gene encoding metabolite traffic protein EboE, with amino-acid sequence MLIGSNSHLSYCTNIHAGESWEVVFESVKTYCIPLKKKVSPHKPFGIGLRLSYQAASELIAENHLLIFKDWLQKNEMYVFTMNGFPYGNFHNEVIKDKVHLPDWTNPDRLNYTELLFNILSQLLPPDIEGGISTSPLSYKHWYATENSLTEAKRTATSQLITVVAQLVKIQESKGKMMHLDIEPEPDGIIESSDEYIAFFEDYLLKEGASLLVKNLLCSLTQAQEYIRNHIQLCYDICHFSIGFEESDEVIRKMQKHGLNIGKLQISAALKCTVSENTTVEQLQKCLKTFDEPTYLHQAVIKTKEGALLKFKDLKNGIEAISRDDFRELRTHFHVPIFVEDYQLLQSTQNDITTILRSWHKNEFTRHLEIETYTWQVLPIHLQTDLDQSIERELKWVLDKF
- a CDS encoding alkaline phosphatase family protein produces the protein MQQTVVINVVGLTSSLLQNPDLFLHQWQKKKGNLSIIEPVLPALTCSAQATYLTGKWPSEHGIVGNGWYDRNDMEVKMWKQSNKLVQSPKIWDLAREIDPSFTCANLFWWYNMYSDADFTVTPRPQYWADGQKKPDCYSKPSDLRDRLQAQLGTFPLFDFWGPKTTIRSSQWIANAAKLVYQWHNPTLTLIYLPHLDYCCQKFQPGSPEINEDVKAIDKVCKDLIEYFESKGTEVVVLSEYGITEVNNPIHINRFLRTHGYLQIREERGLELLDTGECKAFALADHQIAHLYVKENEDIVELKELIQKIPGIAKVLDSKGKKEHHLDHERSGDLVLVADHNSWFTYYYWMEDNKAPDFARTVEIHKKIGYDPVELFLDPKQRFILPHILFKLIKKKLGFRTLMNVIPLDASLVKGSHGCIPDKKEDKPILIAKNKLPNKVESNFICQYILNIVFKSKQDMLTKTTDLEMEELS
- a CDS encoding IS6 family transposase; this encodes MNAKGHCYPKVIILQAVYFKLRFKSRFKLSCRDVEEIMKMRGIQVDHATIQRWVFKFAPIMEFQMKKREIRAGMS
- a CDS encoding DDE-type integrase/transposase/recombinase; this translates as MDETDIKVKGIWYYLYRAVDKSGNTVDFLLIKRRQRMSAQSFLIMAINNKYNPILRYYCIESIVFC
- the map gene encoding type I methionyl aminopeptidase encodes the protein MSITKESELLGMQKASDAVAYTLKEMIDYAQPGMSTKELDQYGAKILSDFGAKSAPHLTYGFPGWNCISVGNEFCHGIPSVKRILKEGDLINIDVSAELDGFWADNGASFVLGKDIHQHQKIVNASREILEKAINNIKDGVKISDIGYIMETEAKRRGFKIIKNLSGHGIGRSLHEQPDEILNYRNRFDQRRFKKNAVVAIETFISTNSTYAIELNDGWTMVGNNGGFMAQHEHTIVVTDGKPIILTEKNGIFN